A portion of the Nitrospirota bacterium genome contains these proteins:
- a CDS encoding HAMP domain-containing sensor histidine kinase → TEDEVELTVADTGTGMSDNILSQVFQPFFSTKDKGLGLGLNIVHKIVKEHGGYVFISSKIGEGTQIQINFPVKFEVYPVERLTMEDKDVRYIRYTGS, encoded by the coding sequence CTACAGAGGATGAGGTCGAATTGACTGTTGCTGACACAGGTACTGGCATGTCTGATAATATTCTTTCACAGGTATTCCAGCCTTTCTTTTCAACAAAAGATAAAGGATTAGGATTAGGTCTCAATATTGTCCATAAAATTGTCAAAGAACATGGAGGTTATGTTTTTATATCGAGCAAGATAGGGGAAGGGACGCAAATCCAGATTAACTTTCCTGTAAAATTTGAAGTCTATCCTGTAGAGCGTCTTACAATGGAGGATAAGGATGTCAGATATATCAGATATACTGGTAGTTGA